In one window of Nerophis ophidion isolate RoL-2023_Sa linkage group LG05, RoL_Noph_v1.0, whole genome shotgun sequence DNA:
- the rfx6 gene encoding DNA-binding protein RFX6, giving the protein MPMKRSRETSATDGLFPVHSFTKPLEENETNGSSIFHLEDDSGIKSEADTSNEMASSEEDRDQDQDVDPNAKTSPPFPRKSIIKMGKDKKKQTQLTLQWLEENYIVCEGVCLPRCILYAHYLDFCRKVKLEPACAATFGKTIRQKFPLLTTRRLGTRGHSKYHYYGIGIKESSAYYHSVYSGKGLTRFSGSKLKNEGGFTRKYSLSSKTGTLLPEFPSAQHLVLQGNTPRDKVDTLIMMYKTHCQCILDNAINVNFDEIQNFLLHFWQGMPDHLLHLLENTVVVDILCVCDSILYKVLTDILIPATMQEMPESLLADIRNFAKHWEHWLASSLENLPENLAAKKLPIARRFISSLKRQTSFLHLAQIARPALFDQNVVTNMVLDIDNVDLHSISLQSLLSITAAVDHEHDAYSEHDAITVFQELKELLRKNATVESFIEWLDSVVEHKVIKPSKQTGRTVKKRAQEFLLRWSFFGARVMHNLTLNNASSFGSFHLIRMLLDEYILLALESQFNNEKEQDLQNLLDKHMKKAGASKAAFLASPSSCFLANRNKSSTTVDQSVKSESPGQPTYMSVSTSQQQRDETSAGIYSTTDSVAYPGPGGPMDFSQVSTSVMTPPISPAALVHRGSVINQGPMAGRTLTSSSLTSTSTSSSSSSSSSYFSTLTSMTQPNPCTTFPETLYPCSTYFPAAGATSNYQPGLRPQTGSLCQATSLSYHLSSRYTSFGDQHPLSPKDVFYPDGHHFPSGSATACSLTPYASSLRPTSDYGSGSDPILGNQGLEAQTAAQILDSAEGFGFGLNHSSGGCQAYSAAGQSGYYGNNSYLDSQRMTPLVDQHVSVISSVGSLRSTFPATYSEVHDPLNILDEPGKKMGTFFSEVESMTGSSPCMYAVSSPFASQDALPSQQCAATSHADVQDLVSCLPPINTVFMGASGVL; this is encoded by the exons ATGCCGATGAAACGCAGCAGAGAGACTTCAGCCACTGATGGACTCTTTCCTGTCCACTCTTTCACCAAACCTTTGGAGGAAAATGAAACCAATGGATCCTCAATTTTTCATCTGGAGGATGACTCTGGCATCAAATCAG AGGCGGACACCAGCAACGAGATGGCCTCCTCTGAGGAAGACCGGGATCAAGACCAAGACGTGGACCCGAACGCCAAAACCAGCCCCCCCTTTCCCAGGAAGAGCATCATTAAGATGGGCAAAGACAAGAAGAAACAGACACAGCTCACCCTGCAGTG GCTGGAGGAAAACTACATtgtgtgtgagggtgtgtgtCTTCCTCGCTGCATCCTCTACGCTCACTACCTGGACTTCTGTAGAAAGGTCAAACTAGAACCGGCTTGCGCTGCCACTTTTGGAAAA ACGATACGACAGAAGTTCCCTCTCCTTACTACAAGAAGACTTGGAACAAGAGGACATTCCAA GTATCATTACTATGGCATCGGCATCAAAGAGAGCAGTGCCTACTATCACTCGGTCTATTCTGGTAAAGGTTTGACCAG ATTTTCCGGGAGCAAGCTAAAGAATGAG GGAGGATTCACCAGAAAATATTCTCTGAGCTCCAAAACTGGAACGCTGCTGCCAGAATTCCCCAGTGCTCAGCATCTCGTCCTGCAGGGAAACACCCCCAGAGACAAG GTGGACACTCTGATCATGATGTACAAAACTCACTGCCAGTGCATCCTAGACAACGCCATCAACGTCAACTTTGACGAG ATCCAGAACTTCCTGCTGCACTTCTGGCAGGGCATGCCCGACCACCTGCTTCACCTGTTGGAGAACACGGTGGTCGTCgacatcttgtgtgtgtgtgactccaTTCTCTACAAG GTTTTGACTGATATTCTAATACCTGCCACAATGCAAGAGATGCCAGAAAG TCTCTTGGCAGACATCCGAAACTTTGCCAAGCACTGGGAGCACTGGCTGGCCTCTTCCctggagaaccttccagaaaatCTTGCAGCCAAGAAGCTCCCCATCGCACGCCGCTTTATCTCCTCCCTGAAGAGGCAGACATCCTTCTTGCACCTCGCGCAG ATTGCTCGCCCGGCGCTCTTTGACCAGAACGTGGTGACCAACATGGTGCTGGACATTGACAACGTCGATCTTCACAGCATAAGCCTGCAGTCTCTCCTCAGCATCACAGCCGCTGTCGACCACGAGCACGACGCCTACTCTGAGC ACGACGCCATCACTGTCTTCCAGGAGCTAAAGGAACTGCTGAGGAAGAACGCTACAGTGGAGTCCTTCATCGAGTGGCTGGACTCGGTAGTGGAGCACAAAGTCATCAAG CCAAGCAAGCAGACGGGTCGCACGGTGAAGAAGCGAGCTCAGGAGTTCCTGCTCAGGTGGAGCTTCTTTGGTGCCAGAGTCATGCACAACCTCACGCTCAACAATGCCTCCAGCTTTG GTTCCTTCCATCTGATCCGGATGCTGCTGGATGAATATATCCTGTTGGCTCTGGAATCTCAGTTTAACAACGAAAAGGAACAAGACCTGCAGAACCTTCTGGACAAACACATGAAGAAAGCAG GTGCAAGTAAAGCCGCCTTTCTGGCCTCTCCCAGTTCCTGCTTCTTAGCCAATCGCAACAAGTCCAGCACCACCGTCGACCAATCGGTCAAAAGCGAGTCCCCAGGACAGCCCACCTACATGTCTGTGTCCACCAGTCAGCAGCAAAGAGACGAGACTAGCGCCGGCATCTACTCGACGACAGATTCTGTTGCCTACCCTGGGCCAG GTGGTCCCATGGACTTCTCACAGGTTTCCACCTCCGTCATGACGCCCCCCATCTCTCCAGCGGCCTTGGTGCACAGAGGCTCCGTCATCAACCAGGGACCCATGGCGGGAAGAACCCTCACATCTTCCTCTTTGACCTCCACCTCTACATCATCCTCTTCCTCGTCTTCCTCGTCTTACTTCTCCACACTGACCTCCATGACCCAGCCCAACCCCTGCACCACCTTCCCGGAGACCCTGTACCCCTGCTCCACTTACTTTCCTGCAGCCGGCGCTACCTCCAACTACCAGCCTGGACTCAG GCCTCAGACCGGGAGTCTGTGTCAGGCAACATCCTTGTCCTACCACCTCTCCTCTCGCTACACCTCTTTTGGCGACCAGCACCCTTTGTCCCCCAAAGACGTCTTCTACCCAGACGGCCACCATTTCCCCTCCGGCAGTGCCACTGCTTGCTCCCTGACTCCTTATGCCTCCTCGCTCAGGCCTACTTCCGACTACGGCTCGGGCTCTGATCCTATCCTCGGCAATCAGGGTCTGGAGGCTCAGACAGCAGCTCAGATCCTGGACTCTGCTGAGGGCTTTGGATTTGGACTGAACCACAGCAGTGGCGGGTGTCAAGCGTATTCAGCGGCAGGGCAAAGTG GTTACTATGGTAATAACAGCTACCTGGACAGCCAGCGGATGACACCGCTGGTGGACCAGCACGTCTCGGTCATCAGCAGTGTGGGCAGCCTGCGCTCCACTTTTCCTGCAACATATTCAGAGGTCCACGACCCCCTTAACATCCTGGATGAGCCAGGAAAGAAAATGGGGACGTTCTTCTCTGAGGTGGAAAGTATGACAG
- the tdrd15 gene encoding tudor domain-containing protein 15 gives MHSLLNSEHYKCQDSGSRKVDLKLSHLDWSPEATLIHFQGQYLDIYELDYNILQQTIQRTPKTSAAVDIGEFCLVEDANSAHWYRGRTQGHKDGIFDVFLIDYGNVLSVDIAHISSCSNDFLMLPPKIVCGILANMLVLHSTSDCGVGDYLSNLIGKTTTGYIEAVLPHGVLLLEVPYVNDELVRHGFGKHIDRDTFLLLVELFIEVPLKQNTDKLSRQEHCYKLSALQVYEEILPFCGSRMTCGSRAKVRVTAAVNPGLFYCQVANNETDLRNVSKRLAAVCEHGKKDNHKKNQQNLGLLCSVKSKNGKWCRGFVKLHPVKSQVRVLFIDYGFSECVKLADVHKLPSDLYFTPIMAFPCSLSALKAKDEEVKGQQLGFLKAALLGKMLEVEIDSFDEEYHLYSVWVIGTAQDATETGPSQQLSPKNAQSCISPEAEAPKTGPLSYKKIKGRELVKTLDEEELQLHSVFEGYFEHALNPHNFWIRTQKRNDDFQEMMNKMSEHFRQVALKEDILLNPKPGTLCCALYEADMHFYRAVITDELQHGAEVLFIDFGNVAKVPHTLIKKIPETFSAIPAFGICCTLVNVLPLDDVWTCSNSDFFREAISNKALQVHIVHISQHRCVVDLYEMVSDNSLSISELLVSAKQAYYWNKIPITPVVKTNNQTQQNITKKLVEQGLVREVPDSRNHNLPKSFVYSSFDLNSNNDIQVYVTHVSSELHIYCQLERNTEILKELEVKISEEIKKVKDVGMENVPIKVCLAKYYDGKWYRVLVNPSPSSLHFSVFFVDYGNTGISEKSQVVSIPRDCDHLLATPMQALKFNLVGVSNKEFFIEVKTWLDESVLNKELRAIIVQKCDDDSFDVELFDGILNINNKVKELIDSLSTKPNFEFRFIKNKENRGHKERGRSLDKRKNLPKMRGSYSSTFNGQRGSHVRAGPQRRKDYVKVTANKHTKTAKLREQCCITAKTSMKSTFSRKPQNELKARQQQTPMQNDKTEKPSADVSPQIQHLPKRKEKAGSSMMCFVTHVNSVNDFFVQLSYDEPAILKQVNEINSNLLSLKAARSVRISDLVLAQYDEDAAVYRAVVRAHEGNSCFKVDFLDYGNSAIVEKNVIYIFPPEFLSQPPFSIRCSLRDSSLYNSDTSFSDAVMEKPLQVHFVRNTGTYWEVDMEVLNQVETPEPAFKSDSESWKEGDAHTAPLFDNQDKVNSCDSTDKEPTESQTKDLILTASKTFTLKHKAKSFAKNKSKSRRIRKKISVSIKKKSEPLITQAKQVEDAVVLSVLSHGHFYVRPSKANSLLAALECSIAENVHQCEVVEQEDIKPDFKCLVQIHKDGQWKRAVVQQVSDGNYHLFLVDEGLTLQMTSNTPLRRQFNDGMTIPNLAVLCKTISQNRGDTLKTMIGRDVQLVFVTYAESNHFWVVQQIIPLPYETKNQPSEDLCPDTSTPQTIDFAPVSLDKEYTGFATAVTTPSDFCVVLEDSLSLMNQVALMLEDLSEGLPLLPKHSLAPGASCLFQSDFNNKWCIAEIVQVDTSVLLNLVDYGLSVRVPYEDCVSLRSLPKELMNLPKRVYPCCLRAVRPVGEDRQWSQEGSVHFQKCLDHSFEVVFRESLSNSRWTVDIVMDGVHVAKRLVDAGHAKYTDALLCLRFEGQSPSPVYRPDMEERKRLEASSQDSAEGSGDIKKKLAGKLLATSQCVLQ, from the exons ATGCATTCATTGTTGAACTCTGAACATTACAA GTGTCAGGATTCAGGTTCACGTAAAGTTGATCTCAAGTTATCTCACTTGGATTGGAGTCCTGAAGCCACCCTGATCCACTTCCAAGGACAGTACCTAGACATCTATGAGCTTGACTATAACATTTTGCAGCAGACGATACAGAGAACACCAAAGACCAGTGCTGCGGTAGATATTGGAGAGTTTTGCCTTGTGGAAGATGCCAACTCAGCCCACTGGTACAGAGGAAGGACCCAGGGTCATAAAGATGGCATATTTGATGTGTTCCTTATAGATTATGGCAATGTGTTGAGTGTGGACATCGCTCACATATCATCCTGCTCAAATGATTTTCTAATGCTGCCTCCAAAGATAGTTTGTGGCATTTTGGCTAACATGTTGGTGCTCCACAGTACCTCTGATTGCGGCGTGGGAGACTACCTCTCAAACTTGATTGGAAAAACCACCACAGGTTACATTGAAGCCGTTCTTCCTCATGGTGTACTCCTGCTGGAAGTTCCTTATGTCAACGACGAGCTTGTTAGGCATGGCTTTGGAAAGCACATAGACAGAGACACCTTCCTCCTCTTGGTGGAGCTCTTTATTGAGGTGCCACTCAAACAAAACACTGACAAATTAAGCAGACAGGAACATTGTTACAAGTTATCCGCACTGCAGGTCTACGAAGAAATTCTGCCATTTTGCGGGTCCAGGATGACTTGTGGTAGCCGGGCTAAAGTTAGAGTGACAGCTGCCGTCAATCCCGGACTTTTTTACTGTCAGGTTGCCAACAATGAAACAGATCTTCGGAACGTCTCAAAGAGGTTGGCTGCAGTCTGTGAGCACGGAAAAAAAGACAACCACAAgaaaaatcaacaaaacttggGTTTACTGTGCTCGGTGAAAAGCAAAAATGGAAAATGGTGCAGAGGCTTTGTGAAATTACATCCAGTCAAATCACAAGTGCGAGTGTTGTTTATTGACTATGGATTCTCCGAGTGTGTTAAACTTGCCGATGTCCACAAGTTACCATCCGATTTATACTTCACTCCTATCATGGCGTTTCCATGCTCACTCTCAGCTCTGAAGGCCAAGGATGAGGAGGTGAAGGGTCAGCAGTTGGGTTTCCTCAAGGCAGCCTTGTTGGGGAAAATGTTGGAAGTGGAGATTGATAGTTTTGACGAGGAGTACCATCTATACTCTGTCTGGGTGATTGGCACTGCTCAAGATGCAACAGAAACGGGTCCCAGCCAACAGctctccccaaaaaatgctcagtcatgcaTAAGTCCAGAAGCGGAGGCCCCCAAGACTGGCCCCCTTTCCTACAAGAAAATCAAAGGCCGAGAGCTGGTTAAAACTCTGGATGAGGAGGAGCTGCAGCTACATTCTGTGTTTGAGGGCTACTTTGAACACGCCCTAAATCCACACAACTTCTGGATTCGAACACAGAAGCGAAATGATGACTTTCAGGAAATGATGAATAAAATGTCAGAACACTTCCGTCAAGTGGCGCTGAAGGAGGACATTTTGTTAAACCCTAAACCAGGCACACTTTGCTGTGCATTGTATGAGGCTGACATGCATTTCTACCGTGCTGTCATCACTGACGAACTTCAACATGGAGCTGAAGTTCTATTCATTGACTTTGGCAACGTGGCGAAAGTGCCTCACACGTTGATCAAAAAGATTCCGGAGACATTTTCCGCCATACCGGCATTTGGCATCTGTTGTACTCTTGTTAATGTTTTACCTTTGGATGATGTGTGGACCTGTTCTAACTCAGACTTCTTCAGAGAGGCTATTTCCAACAAAGCCCTGCAAGTTCACATTGTTCACATATCACAACACAGATGTGTGGTGGATCTCTACGAGATGGTAAGTGATAACAGTTTGAGTATCAGCGAGCTCCTTGTGTCGGCCAAGCAAGCATACTACTGGAACAAGATTCCCATAACGCCTGTGGTGAAAACCAACAATCAAACTCAGCAGAACATCACAAAGAAGCTGGTGGAACAAGGCCTGGTGAGAGAAGTCCCCGATTCAAGAAATCACAATCTTCCAAAATCCTTTGTCTACTCTTCATTTGACTTAAACTCTAACAATGACATACAAGTCTATGTTACTCATGTCAGCAGTGAGTTGCACATCTACTGTCAGCTTGAACGCAACACGGAAATCCTCAAAGAACTTGAGGTGAAGATCTCAGAGGAAATAAAGAAAGTAAAGGATGTAGGTATGGAAAATGTTCCAATTAAAGTGTGCCTGGCAAAGTACTATGATGGAAAATGGTACAGGGTTTTGGTCAACCCTTCCCCCTCCTCTCTGCATTTCAGTGTCTTCTTTGTGGACTATGGAAACACAGGTATCTCTGAAAAAAGTCAGGTGGTGTCCATTCCCAGAGACTGTGATCATTTGTTAGCCACACCCATGCAAGCTTTGAAGTTTAACCTTGTTGGTGTGTCCAACAAGGAGTTCTTCATTGAAGTAAAGACATGGCTGGATGAGTCCGTCCTCAACAAGGAACTAAGAGCCATTATAGTGCAGAAGTGTGACGATGATTCGTTTGATGTGGAACTGTTTGACGGCATTCTTAACATCAATAACAAGGTAAAGGAGCTCATTGACAGCCTTTCAACCAAACCAAATTTCGAGTTCAGATTTatcaaaaacaaagaaaacagagGCCACAAAGAAAGAGGACGTTCTTTGGACAAAAGAAAGAATCTTCCTAAAATGAGGGGGTCTTACTCTTCCACATTTAATGGACAGAGAGGTTCTCATGTCAGAGCGGGACCTCAGCGAAGGAAGGACTATGTAAAGGTGACCGCTAACAAGCACACAAAGACAGCAAAACTAAGAGAACAGTGTTGCATCACCGCAAAGACTAGCATGAAAAGCACTTTTTCAAGGAAGCCTCAGAACGAACTGAAAGCccgtcaacaacaaactccaaTGCAGAATGACAAAACGGAAAAACCTTCAGCAGACGTGAGCCCTCAAATCCAACATTTGCCAAAGAGAAAGGAGAAAGCAGGCTCTAGCATGATGTGTTTTGTTACACATGTCAACTCGGTCAATGACTTCTTCGTTCAGCTCTCTTACGATGAACCTGCCATCTTGAAACAGGTGAATGAAATCAACTCCAACCTTCTCTCCTTGAAGGCGGCCCGTTCTGTGAGAATCAGCGACCTTGTTCTGGCTCAGTATGACGAGGACGCTGCTGTGTACCGGGCAGTGGTGAGGGCTCACGAGGGAAACTCTTGTTTCAAAGTGGACTTCCTGGACTATGGAAATTCTGCCATTGTTGAAAAGAATGTGATCTACATATTTCCCCCGGAGTTTCTCTCTCAGCCACCCTTCAGTATCAGGTGTTCCTTGAGGGACTCCAGCCTTTACAACAGCGATACTTCTTTTTCTGATGCAGTCATGGAGAAGCCTCTCCAGGTTCATTTTGTCCGAAATACTGGAACTTACTGGGAAGTTGACATGGAGGTTCTCAACCAAGTAGAAACACCTGAACCAGCCTTTAAAAGTGATTCTGAATCCTGGAAAGAAGGGGATGCCCATACAGCACCTTTATTTGATAATCAAGACAAAGTAAACTCTTGTGATTCCACAGATAAGGAACCAACAGAATCGCAGACCAAAGACCTGATCCTGACGGCGTCTAAGACCTTTACACTTAAACATAAGGCCAAgtcttttgcaaaaaataaaagcaaatCCAGGAGGATTCGAAAGAAAATATCAGTATCCATTAAAAAGAAGAGTGAACCCCTCATCACTCAAGCCAAACAGGTTGAAGATGCGGTGGTACTGTCAGTCTTGTCTCACGGTCATTTCTACGTCAGGCCCAGTAAGGCCAACAGCCTGCTTGCCGCATTGGAATGCTCCATAGCTGAGAATGTACACCAGTGCGAGGTAGTGGAGCAGGAGGACATTAAACCCGACTTTAAATGCTTAGTTCAGATCCACAAGGACGGCCAATGGAAGAGGGCTGTTGTTCAACAAGTCAGTGATGGGAACTATCATCTCTTCCTGGTGGACGAAGGATTGACTTTGCAAATGACCTCAAACACCCCCTTGAGAAGGCAGTTTAATGATGGGATGACTATCCCCAACCTGGCTGTTTTGTGTAAAACGATCAGCCAAAACAGAGGTGACACTCTCAAGACCATGATAGGCCGAGATGTTCAGCTGGTCTTTGTGACTTATGCAGAGTCTAACCACTTCTGGGTGGTTCAGCAAATTATCCCACTGCCTTATGAAACAAAAAATCAGCCCTCAGAGGATCTCTGTCCAGACACAAGTACACCTCAGACTATTGACTTTGCTCCAGTCTCTCTGGACAAAGAATACACCGGCTTTGCCACCGCAGTGACAACACCCTCTGACTTTTGTGTGGTACTCGAGGACTCGCTGTCGTTGATGAACCAAGTGGCCTTGATGTTGGAAGACCTCTCAGAGGGTCTGCCGCTCCTTCCCAAACATTCCCTCGCGCCTGGTGCCAGCTGCTTGTTTCAGTCAGACTTCAACAATAAGTGGTGCATTGCAGAAATTGTCCAGGTGGACACTTCTGTGCTGCTAAATCTGGTTGATTACGGCCTTAGTGTACGTGTGCCTTATGAAGACTGCGTCAGCTTAAGATCTCTTCCAAAAGAGCTAATGAACCTCCCAAAGAGGGTGTATCCCTGCTGCCTTCGGGCAGTGAGGCCAGTTGGGGAGGACCGCCAGTGGAGCCAGGAGGGATCTGTCCACTTCCAGAAATGTTTGGACCACAGCTTTGAAGTTGTCTTCCGAGAAAGTCTGTCAAACTCACGCTGGACTGTAGACATTGTCATGGACGGGGTCCATGTCGCCAAAAGGCTGGTGGACGCTGGACACGCCAAGTATACAGACGCCTTACTGTGCCTCAG ATTTGAGGGGCAAAGTCCAAGTCCAGTTTACAGACCTGACATGGAGGAAAGAAAACGCCTTGAAGCTTCCAGCCAGGACTCAGCAGAAGGTTCTGGTGACATCAAGAAGAAGTTAGCTGGCAAGTTGCTGGCAACCAGCCAAT GTGTTCTCCAGTGA